The window CGGTGCCTGGTCCCGGACCGCGACCTGACCTTCACCCCCGTCGGGCGCGCCACCGTCGAGCTGCCCCGCGGCCGCTCGCTCGTCGCGCTCGTCGCCGACGCGACGATGTCCTCGGTGCTGGCCGACGTCGCCGACCCCGACCAGGCCGTCCTCGTCCGGCAGCGGCTGGTCGCCGAGGCGGCCACCACGACGCTGCAGCGCCCCAGCGACCCGCGCGGCCAGCTGCTCGTGGCCCCGCGCAGCTTCGCGCCCACGGCGAGCGCGCTGAGCGGGCTCGTCGCCGACCTCGAGGCCTCCGGCTGGGCGCTCTGGCAGCCGCTCACCGGGCTGCTGGGGACGACGGCCCCCGACGACGGGCGGTCCGACCCGCAGGTGCCCACCGCCACGGCCCGCGCCGCCCTGCCCCCGCGCCACGTCGAGGACGTCGAGCGCCAGCTCGACGCGGTCGACGACTTCCGCAGCGCGCTGCAGGCGTCCACCCCCGACGCCGACCTGCTGTCCCAGCAGCGCGCGGCCCTGGCCCTGCTCGGGGTGTCCTGGCGCGGGCACACCGACGAGCTGCCGCAGGCCCGGGCGGCGCTCGCGCGCGCGGTCGAGCTGCTGACGGCCGGGGTGGGCATCGTGACGGGCAGCGTCCGCAACCTCGCCGCCGAGCGCAGCGAGCTGCCCATCACCGTCGTCAACGAGCTTGACGTGCCCGTCGTCGTCGACCTCGTGCTGCGGCCGCGGACCCCGCGCGTGCAGCTCGACACCGTGCCGCGCCAGACGGTGCCCGCCCGCAGCCAGCAGCGCGTCGCGGTGCCCGTGCGGGCGCTGGCGAACGGGTCCGTCGTCGTCGACGCGCAGCTGCGCACGCCCGCCGGCAGCCCCATCGGGCCCGCCGTGGACATCCGCCTCAACGTGCGGGCCGACGTGGAGAACTGGATCACCGCCGTCGTCGGGGGCGGGGCGGCCGGCCTGCTCGTGCTGGGGGTCGTGCGCGCGTTCCGCAAGGGCAACCGCCGCGTCGACGCCGCCGAGCACCCCGTCGAGCCCGGCGCCCCGACGTCCCCGGCGCGGGAGTCCTCAGCGCCGGCCGACCCCGGGCAACCGGCGCAGTAGCGGGCTCACGAGGTCGTCGAGCTCGCGCACGCGCATGAGCCGGCACAGGACGGTGAAGACGAGCAGGACGAGGACGCCGCCGACGAGGACGACGGCGAGGTCGGCGACCCGGCCCTCGCCCAGCCGCCCACCGCCCAGCGCCACCGCCCAGCCCACGGCCGCCGCGAGCGCCGTGATGACCAGCAGCCGCACGAGCGTGCGCAGCAGCCGGTGCCCGTCGATGCCACCCCCGTCCAGGGACTGCAGCCGGCGGCGCAGCAGCACGAGACCCAGCACGCAGCCCACGACGTTGGCCAGGCTCATGAAGGCGCCGATGCCGATGACCTGCCACCGGGGCTCCAGCACGAAGTAGCAGACGAGGTTGCCCACCGAGATGACCACCGCGACGACGACCTGGACGACGAAGGGCGTGCGGGCGTCCTCGTAGGCGTAGAAGACGCGCTGCACCAGGTAGGTGACGCTGAAGGGCACGAGACCGATCGTCATGGCCACGAGCACCCGCCCGATGGGGGCGGCGCCGAACATCGCCTCCCCGACCGCCGGCCCGAGGCTGAGGAAGGCGGCGGTGGCGAGGGCACCGGCGGCGGCCACGGTCCGGGCGCCCGAGGAGAAGTCCCGGCGCACCGCCGTGACGTCACCGGCGACCGCGGACCGGCTCAGGCGGGTGAACAGGGCCGTCACGAGCGAGACCGCCACGAGGGAGTGCGGCAGCATGAAGAGCAGGTAGGCGTAGCTGTAGGAGTTCCCCGAGGCGCCGTCCACGCCGGCCCTGTTCAGCGCGTAACCGGCCGCGGTCATCACCTTCGAGGTCGGGATGAAGGCCAGCTGCCCCACCGCGACCCCGGCGAACGTCCAGCCCGCCACCCGTCCCGCGCTGCGCAGACCGATGCCGCGGAACCCGAAGCGGGGGCGGTAGCGGAACCCGACGCGGTGCAGCGGCCACAGCAGCACGAGCGCCTGCAGCGCGACCCCCGCCGTGGCGGTCCCGGCCAGCAGCACGATCATCCGCGGCGTCCAGGCGGACGCCGAGTAGTCCTCCCCGGAGGGGTACAGGGCCAGGAACACGACGACCCCGGCGATGGCGACGACGTTGTTGACGACCGGTGCCCACATGAACGGCCCGAAGCTGCCGCGCGCGTTGAGCACCTGCCCCAGGACCGTGTAGAGGCCGTAGAAGAAGACCTGCGGCAGGCACCAGAACGCCATGGCCGTGCCCAGGGCCAGCCAGTCGTCGTTCCACCGGTCCGCGTACAGGCGCACCACGAGGGGCGCGGCCACCGTGATCAGGACCGTCGCACCGGCCATGACGAGCAGCGCGAGCGTGATGAGCCGGTCGACGAAGTCCTTGCCACCGTCCGGGAGACGGAACGCCTTGACGATCTGCGGGACGAGGACCGCGTTGAGGACACCCCCCGCGACGAGGATGTAGAAGTTGTTGGGCGCCTTGTTCGCGACGTCGAAGACCTGACCGCCCACTCCCGCCGCGGCGCCGCCGATGGCCGAGGCGAGCAGTGCCACCCGGACGAACCCCAGCACCCGCGACACGAGCGTCCCGCTGGCCATCACGGCGCTGGACCGGGCGAGGGAGGCCTTGGACTCGTCCGGGACGGCCGTCTGGTCGGGTGCTGCGCTCACGCCTCGATGGTGGCCGATGCCTGCGCCGTCCGGGTCATCGCGTCCCCGGTCCGGTCAAGGTCTTCACACGGGGTGACGACTCCTCGACGGTGAAGAACTTCGGGCGGGTGGTGGCGGCCGGTGCGCTCGCCCTCGCCCTGGCCGTGCCCGCCGCGGGTGCGCACGCCGAACCGCGCAGCGAGACCCTGCAGGCGCAGGCCGACGCGCTCCGCACCTCCGTGGAGGCCCTGCGGCTGCAGCAGTCGATCGCCACCGAGGCCTACGACACCGCCATCGACGACACCGCCCGCGCGATCTCGCAGGAGGTCCGCGCCCAGGCCGTCCTCGACGCGGCCACGGGGACGAGCAGCGCCGCCGCGACCGCCGCGACCCGTCGCGTCCGGACCCTCTACATGGCCGGGCCCGCGCTGCCGACGGGTCTGTCCTCCGGGCTCGGCCTGCTCACCGGCGGGACCCTCGACCGGGCGGCGGACACCGCCCGCTCCGCCGCGGTCGCCGCGACCGTCGTCGCCGACGACCGGACCACGCTGACCCGGGCCGTCACCGCCCGGGCGGACGCGATCGCCGCCGAGGCGGACCTGCAGGAGGTGCGGCGGGAGAAGACCGCCGCCCAGCGGGCCGCGCAGACGGCGCAGGCCGAGGTCACGACGGCCCTGGCGCGCCAGCAGGACCTGCTCGACTCCGCCGACGCCGCCGTCCGTCGGGCCGTCGCGGACGAGGAGGAGGCGGCCCGGCAGGCCGCGCTCGCGGCGGCCGCCCAGCAGGCCGCGGCCGCGGGCGTCGCCGACGCGACGGGGGAGACCGCGGGCGTCGCGGACGCCGTCGCGGACGCCTCGACCGCGGCCCTCGGGGCGATCGCCGCCGCGCACACGCGCGAGGGGGTGCCGTACGCGTGGGGCGCCACCGGCCCGTCGACGTTCGACTGCTCGGGCCTGACGCAGTGGGCGTACGCGCAGGCGGGCGTGTCGATCCCCCGCACGTCCCGGCAGCAGTACGCGGGCCTGCCGAGGGTGCCGCTGGACCAGCTGCAACCCGGTGACCTGGTGTTCTACGCCAACGGCTCGGACCCGTCGACCATCCACCACGTCGCGCTGTACCTCGGCGGCGGGAAGGTCCTGCACGCCCCGCACACCGGCGACGTCGTGCGCGTCGCCGGGGTCGCGATGCCGGGGCTGTTCGGGGCGGTCCGCCCGTCCTGACCGTCTCCCGGGCGGGTGCCGGCGCCCGACGACGCGCGGTCCGCCACCCCGTCACGACGGGGCGGCGGACCGCGGCAGGACCCCGGCGGTCCCCTCAGGCGGCCGACCAGCCCCCGTCGGAGGCCAGGACGACCCCGTTGACGTTCACCGCGTCGTCGCTGAGCAACCAGGTGATGGACGCGGCCAGCGCCGACGCGGTCACCGGCGTCGGCAGGATGCCGCGGGCGCTGCCCAGCCGGGCCGGACCGAACCGGGACGTGACCTCCACCTCGATGTTCGTGATGGTCGGACCGGGAGCCACCGCGTTGACCCGGACGCCGCTGGGCCCGTACATGAAGGCGCCGCTCTTGGTCAGACCCGCCACGGCGTGCTTGGACGCGGTGTAGGCGGCCCCGGCGGCCGACCCGCGCAACGCCGCCTCCGAGGCGGTGTTGACGATCGAACCCCGCCCGCGCTCCAGCATCCCGGGCAGCACCGCGCGCATGAGCTTCATGGTGCCGTCCACGTTGACGGCGAAGACCCGCCGCCACACCGCGTCGGACATGTCGTGCAGCGCCGACATGTCGTCCATGATCCCGGCGATGTTGGCCAGCGCGTCCACCCGGTCCCCGGCCGCCGCGAGGACCTGCGCGACGGAACCGTCGTCGGTGATGTCGGCACCCACCGGTGTGACCCGCCCCGGGCCGGTCGGGTCGGCCAGGTCCGCCACCAGCTCGTCCAGCCGCTGCGTCGAGAGGTCCACGGCCACGACGTGGCCCCCCTCCCGGGCCACCCGCGAGGCCGTCGCCCGCCCGATGCCCGACCCGGCACCGGTCACGACCACCGTCTGGCCGGTGAACCGCTGCGGGACCGGCTTCTCGTCCCAGGCGGGCACCGCCGGGGACTCTCCCCGGGGGGTGCCCTGCTCGTCGAGTCCTGTCATCGTTCCTCCTCGTCCTGGTCTGCACTCGGGTGCGCGGGCCCTGCGCCCGCACGGCGGCGGTCTGCCGCCCTCACCGGGTCCCGCAGCGTCCAGCCGCGGGACCGGGGTTCAGCCTGCCCCTCGGGGGTGCGCCGGCTGCGCGTCAGGGCACCACGTCGAGGGCCGCGGGGGCGCCCAGGTGGACGTCGTGGGTGCCCGTCGCGGAGTCCTGGACGGTGACGCCCGTGGTGACGGGGGCGTGGCTGGAGGTGGTCAGCGTGTACCGCCCCGTCGGCAGGCCGTCGAAGGCGTAGGTGCCCGCGCCGTCGGTGGTGGTGCGCTCCAGGACGGTGCCCTGCTCGTCGAGCAGGGTGACGGTGGCCTCGGCCAGCGGGTGCCGGGCCGTGCCGGCGGTGACCGTGCCGGTGAGCCGCCCGCCGACGGGGAAGGACAGGTCCACCCCCAGGACGCCGTCCTCGGCGAGCTCGACGCCGCGGGCCGTCGGGCGGTGCGCACCGGCCCGGGTGGTCAGGACGTAGCTGCCGCCGGAGAGGGCGTCGAAGGAGTACGCGCCGGCGTGGTCGGTGGTGCTCGAGGCCACGACCCGGCCGGTGACGTCGGTCAGGGTGACCACGACGCCCTCGACGGCGTCCGCGCCGTGCAGGACGCGACCGGTGATCGCGCAGTTCCCGGTCAGGGCGACGTCGCGACGGGTGGGGGCCTCGGTGACGGTGACCAGCTCGGCGTGCGGCGCCAGGTGGGGGGCGGCGGTGATGAGCAGGTAGGTGGCCCCGGTGGGCACCTGGACCGAGTAGCGGCCGTCCTGGTCGGTGCTCGTCCGGTCGACCTGCCCCCCGGCGGGATCGGTCACGGTGATCACCGCGCCCGGCAACGGCCGCGCCCCGTCGGTGCTCACCGTCCCGGACACGGTCGAGGTGGGCCGGGGCCGCGGACCGGGGACCGCGGGGACGTCCTGCACCGGGACGTCCTGCGCCGGGGTGGCCGGCAGCGGCCCGGCGCCGGCCGGGGCGGTGGGCACCTGCGGCCGGCGCGGCAGGAGCGCGCCGATCACGAGCGCCACGACCGCGGCCCCCGAGGCGATGACCATGATGGTGCGGAACCCGCTCTGGGCGGGGACGGAGACGGTGCCCAGCGTGGTGGCCGAGGCGGCCAGGACCGCGCCGGCGACGGCGCTGGAGACCGAGCTGCCGATGGAGCGGACGAGGGTGTTGAAGCTGTTGGCCGAGGCGGTCGTCCGCACCGGCACCGAGGACATGATCAGCGCGGGCATGGAACCGTAGGCGAACCCGATGCCGGCGCCGATGACCCCGGAGACGACGGCGAACTGCCAGACGGCGTCCATGAAGATCGCGCCCAGGCCGTACCCGAGGGCCACGACGGTCGCACCGGTCATGAGGCTGACCTTGGCGCCGTGGTCGCGGGTGACCTTCGCGGACAGCCCCGCGGTGACCATCATGACCAGACCGCTGGGGACCATCGCCAGCCCGGCGACGAGCATGGGCTCGCCCAGGCCGTAGCCGGTCGTCGTCGGGAGCTGGATGACCTGGGGGATGACCAGGGACATGGCGAACATCGCGAACCCGAACATCAGCGAGGCGACGTTGGTGAGCAGCACCGGCCGCGTGGCGGTGGTGCGCAGGTCCACCAGCGGGTCCTTCGCCCGGAGCTGGTACACGCCCCACAGCAGGGCGACCAGGACCCCGCCGATGAGCAGGGCGGACGTCCTGCCGCTGCTCCAGCCCCAGGTGGAGCCCTTGGAGACGCCCAGCAGGATCCCGACCAGCGCGACCGAGAGCCCGAGGGCGCCCAGGAGGTCCAGGGTGCCCGAGCGCTGGGCGCGGACGGCGGGGATGAGGAGGACGACGAGCACGAGGACGACCGCTCCCAGCCCGGCGCTGACCCAGAACAGCCAGTGCCAGCTGAGGTTGTCCGCGATCAGCGCGGCCGCGGGCAGGCCGAGGGCGCCGCCGACCCCGAGGGAGGCGCTCATCAACGCGGTCGAGGGGCCGACCTTCTCCGCCGGCAGGACGTCGCGCATGAGGCTGATGCCCAGCGGGATGACACCGGCGGCGAAGCCCTGCAGGGCGCGCCCGACGATGAAGGGGGCCAGGGACTCCGAGAGCCCGCACAGGACCGAACCGGTGACCATGACGGCGAGGCTGGCCAGCAGCACGGGGCGCTTGCCGAGCATGTCCCCCAGCCGTCCCGAGATGGGTGTGACGACGGCCG of the Kineococcus mangrovi genome contains:
- a CDS encoding MFS transporter — its product is MSSSRTSPAAAPVDGHPDAPVSAGPVVVVLALAGISVSLMQTLVIPIVQELPALLSTSASNASWGITATLLAAAVVTPISGRLGDMLGKRPVLLASLAVMVTGSVLCGLSESLAPFIVGRALQGFAAGVIPLGISLMRDVLPAEKVGPSTALMSASLGVGGALGLPAAALIADNLSWHWLFWVSAGLGAVVLVLVVLLIPAVRAQRSGTLDLLGALGLSVALVGILLGVSKGSTWGWSSGRTSALLIGGVLVALLWGVYQLRAKDPLVDLRTTATRPVLLTNVASLMFGFAMFAMSLVIPQVIQLPTTTGYGLGEPMLVAGLAMVPSGLVMMVTAGLSAKVTRDHGAKVSLMTGATVVALGYGLGAIFMDAVWQFAVVSGVIGAGIGFAYGSMPALIMSSVPVRTTASANSFNTLVRSIGSSVSSAVAGAVLAASATTLGTVSVPAQSGFRTIMVIASGAAVVALVIGALLPRRPQVPTAPAGAGPLPATPAQDVPVQDVPAVPGPRPRPTSTVSGTVSTDGARPLPGAVITVTDPAGGQVDRTSTDQDGRYSVQVPTGATYLLITAAPHLAPHAELVTVTEAPTRRDVALTGNCAITGRVLHGADAVEGVVVTLTDVTGRVVASSTTDHAGAYSFDALSGGSYVLTTRAGAHRPTARGVELAEDGVLGVDLSFPVGGRLTGTVTAGTARHPLAEATVTLLDEQGTVLERTTTDGAGTYAFDGLPTGRYTLTTSSHAPVTTGVTVQDSATGTHDVHLGAPAALDVVP
- a CDS encoding C40 family peptidase, with the protein product MKNFGRVVAAGALALALAVPAAGAHAEPRSETLQAQADALRTSVEALRLQQSIATEAYDTAIDDTARAISQEVRAQAVLDAATGTSSAAATAATRRVRTLYMAGPALPTGLSSGLGLLTGGTLDRAADTARSAAVAATVVADDRTTLTRAVTARADAIAAEADLQEVRREKTAAQRAAQTAQAEVTTALARQQDLLDSADAAVRRAVADEEEAARQAALAAAAQQAAAAGVADATGETAGVADAVADASTAALGAIAAAHTREGVPYAWGATGPSTFDCSGLTQWAYAQAGVSIPRTSRQQYAGLPRVPLDQLQPGDLVFYANGSDPSTIHHVALYLGGGKVLHAPHTGDVVRVAGVAMPGLFGAVRPS
- a CDS encoding SDR family NAD(P)-dependent oxidoreductase is translated as MTGLDEQGTPRGESPAVPAWDEKPVPQRFTGQTVVVTGAGSGIGRATASRVAREGGHVVAVDLSTQRLDELVADLADPTGPGRVTPVGADITDDGSVAQVLAAAGDRVDALANIAGIMDDMSALHDMSDAVWRRVFAVNVDGTMKLMRAVLPGMLERGRGSIVNTASEAALRGSAAGAAYTASKHAVAGLTKSGAFMYGPSGVRVNAVAPGPTITNIEVEVTSRFGPARLGSARGILPTPVTASALAASITWLLSDDAVNVNGVVLASDGGWSAA
- the murJ gene encoding murein biosynthesis integral membrane protein MurJ encodes the protein MSAAPDQTAVPDESKASLARSSAVMASGTLVSRVLGFVRVALLASAIGGAAAGVGGQVFDVANKAPNNFYILVAGGVLNAVLVPQIVKAFRLPDGGKDFVDRLITLALLVMAGATVLITVAAPLVVRLYADRWNDDWLALGTAMAFWCLPQVFFYGLYTVLGQVLNARGSFGPFMWAPVVNNVVAIAGVVVFLALYPSGEDYSASAWTPRMIVLLAGTATAGVALQALVLLWPLHRVGFRYRPRFGFRGIGLRSAGRVAGWTFAGVAVGQLAFIPTSKVMTAAGYALNRAGVDGASGNSYSYAYLLFMLPHSLVAVSLVTALFTRLSRSAVAGDVTAVRRDFSSGARTVAAAGALATAAFLSLGPAVGEAMFGAAPIGRVLVAMTIGLVPFSVTYLVQRVFYAYEDARTPFVVQVVVAVVISVGNLVCYFVLEPRWQVIGIGAFMSLANVVGCVLGLVLLRRRLQSLDGGGIDGHRLLRTLVRLLVITALAAAVGWAVALGGGRLGEGRVADLAVVLVGGVLVLLVFTVLCRLMRVRELDDLVSPLLRRLPGVGRR